The following coding sequences lie in one Candidatus Neptunochlamydia sp. REUL1 genomic window:
- a CDS encoding TM2 domain-containing protein, producing the protein MDYKAQVLLSMFLGMFGANHFYAGNHEEGVTPLLGTAVLIYFGLPTLSFILTTISLLQLNEGNYTDSDGKVIRQVVQLKKEEISSTDQKTTLILCSFLGFFGAHQFYTGKPLKGVLMLCSLGGLLIWSSMNLYQIATCDFRDGEDKVLCHSYIKANHGM; encoded by the coding sequence ATGGATTATAAAGCGCAAGTTTTACTCTCAATGTTTTTAGGGATGTTTGGAGCAAACCATTTCTATGCAGGGAATCATGAAGAAGGTGTAACGCCTCTGCTAGGGACTGCAGTTTTGATTTATTTTGGTTTACCAACACTTAGTTTTATTTTGACAACAATTTCCCTACTTCAGCTTAACGAAGGGAATTACACAGATTCTGATGGAAAAGTGATTCGGCAGGTTGTTCAGCTGAAGAAAGAAGAGATCAGTTCAACGGATCAGAAAACGACACTTATATTGTGCTCATTCTTAGGTTTTTTCGGAGCTCACCAATTTTATACCGGGAAGCCTCTTAAGGGGGTTCTAATGCTTTGTAGTTTAGGCGGGCTGCTTATTTGGTCTAGCATGAATTTGTATCAGATCGCAACTTGCGATTTTAGAGATGGTGAGGACAAGGTTCTCTGTCATTCCTACATCAAAGCAAATCACGGGATGTAA
- a CDS encoding glutamate decarboxylase: MITKKNDLSKLQESEKGHVSTYSSRYFKERIPKYELPENSMPANAAYQLIHDELNMDSNPSLNLASFVTTWMEPEAEKLITENLHKNFIDHDEYPQTEVIHNRCVNMLARLFNAPEECSSIGAATIGSSEAIMLGLLAHKWKWKKRAKKGAEPNIIFGAEVHVCWEKFARYFDVEMRVIPLEKGRYVITTEEVEKRIDENTIAVGAILGTTYSGQADPIQEINDLLIKVKKEKGWDIPLHVDAASGGFVAPFTSPNFVWDFRLEQVKSINVSGHKYGLVYPGVGWIIYRDESDFPEDLIFKVNYLGGWMPTYTLNFSCNSAFVLGQYYNFLRLGREGYTHIMKNCMSNAQYLAEKLKESGKFEMINDAQMLPVVALKLKDSVKKFTVYDLSAKLRERGWVIAAYTMPANAEEISLLRMVIREHFSRDMADILFQDIENACNFLENGAPPAKANGKEKHRSIC, translated from the coding sequence ATGATAACCAAAAAAAATGACTTAAGTAAACTTCAGGAATCAGAAAAGGGACATGTTTCAACCTATAGCTCCCGCTACTTTAAGGAGAGAATTCCAAAGTACGAACTCCCCGAAAATAGCATGCCCGCAAATGCCGCCTACCAACTCATCCATGATGAGCTCAATATGGATTCCAATCCATCGCTCAATTTAGCAAGTTTTGTCACAACCTGGATGGAGCCTGAGGCAGAAAAACTCATCACTGAAAACCTCCACAAAAACTTTATTGATCATGATGAATATCCTCAGACAGAAGTGATCCACAATCGGTGTGTAAACATGCTTGCCCGTCTATTTAACGCACCTGAAGAATGCTCCTCAATTGGCGCTGCAACCATTGGCTCTTCAGAAGCAATTATGCTTGGCCTTTTAGCTCATAAATGGAAATGGAAAAAACGGGCAAAAAAGGGGGCAGAGCCTAACATTATTTTTGGGGCTGAAGTGCACGTCTGTTGGGAAAAATTTGCACGATATTTCGATGTTGAAATGCGCGTCATTCCACTTGAAAAAGGACGGTACGTTATCACCACCGAAGAAGTCGAAAAACGGATCGATGAAAACACCATTGCTGTAGGCGCCATTCTAGGAACAACCTATTCGGGACAAGCAGACCCAATCCAAGAGATCAATGACCTCCTAATAAAGGTTAAAAAGGAGAAAGGCTGGGACATCCCTCTCCATGTTGATGCGGCAAGTGGGGGATTTGTTGCCCCCTTTACGAGCCCCAATTTTGTATGGGATTTTCGCCTCGAACAAGTCAAATCCATCAACGTTTCTGGTCATAAATATGGCCTTGTCTACCCAGGAGTCGGATGGATTATCTACCGCGATGAATCAGACTTCCCAGAAGATCTTATTTTTAAGGTCAACTACCTTGGGGGATGGATGCCGACCTATACCCTTAACTTCTCGTGTAATTCGGCTTTTGTCCTTGGGCAGTACTATAACTTCCTGCGCCTAGGGAGAGAAGGCTACACCCATATCATGAAAAACTGCATGTCGAATGCCCAATACCTTGCAGAAAAACTCAAGGAATCAGGAAAGTTTGAGATGATCAATGATGCGCAAATGCTCCCTGTTGTTGCTTTAAAGCTTAAGGATTCAGTGAAAAAATTCACCGTCTATGATCTCTCGGCTAAGCTACGGGAAAGAGGCTGGGTCATTGCAGCCTATACCATGCCAGCCAATGCCGAAGAAATCTCCCTTCTTCGCATGGTTATTCGCGAGCATTTTAGCCGCGACATGGCAGATATTCTGTTTCAAGATATTGAAAATGCCTGCAACTTTTTAGAAAATGGAGCACCGCCAGCCAAAGCCAATGGCAAGGAAAAGCATCGCTCCATTTGCTAG
- a CDS encoding APC family permease produces the protein MSKKRLSVFFLAMMNVAVIMSLRGLPMMAKEGYSLLFYLSFSTIVFLIPSSLISAELATGWSEGGGVYSWVKEAFGDHAGFTAIWLQWIQNVIWYPTILAFAAGALSYLFLNPQLASNKFFNVAVILIVYWGATLINFRGVVASGWLSTLGVICGTIFPGILIIGLGFAWIFMGKPLAFTLSPGGFFPDFSNFNNISFLAGVVLLFAGIEVSAVHANEIKKPKKDYPKAIFLAALIILVVFSLGSLSIASVLPASAISLTAGLMQGFKELFSIFHLDWLLPIIGLLVAFGSIGGVAAWIVGPSKGLFATAKAGDIPPILETRNKNNVPTHILLIQGGVVTILALVFLLMPTVSTAFFLLTALTAILYLVMYILLYASAIRLRYTQPDVKRSYTIPGGNFGMWLVGGVGILGALFAIVVGLFPPTQLSIGSPLLYVLFLTIGTLVFLGVPILMIHFRKPSWKLKNDNQKK, from the coding sequence ATGAGTAAAAAGAGATTAAGTGTCTTTTTCCTAGCGATGATGAATGTCGCTGTGATCATGAGCCTGCGCGGCCTTCCTATGATGGCAAAAGAAGGATATTCTCTTTTATTTTACCTCTCTTTCTCTACCATCGTGTTTTTAATTCCCTCATCACTGATTTCGGCAGAACTTGCTACCGGATGGTCAGAGGGAGGGGGAGTTTATAGCTGGGTAAAGGAAGCCTTTGGCGACCATGCAGGCTTTACAGCTATCTGGCTGCAATGGATCCAAAACGTCATTTGGTACCCAACGATTCTTGCTTTTGCAGCGGGAGCACTTTCCTATCTCTTTCTAAATCCGCAACTTGCATCGAATAAATTTTTCAATGTTGCTGTGATTTTGATTGTCTACTGGGGAGCCACGCTTATCAATTTTCGAGGAGTTGTTGCATCCGGTTGGTTGAGCACTCTCGGGGTTATTTGCGGAACAATTTTTCCTGGTATATTGATTATTGGCTTAGGGTTCGCGTGGATATTTATGGGAAAACCCCTAGCATTCACACTAAGTCCAGGGGGATTTTTTCCCGATTTTTCAAACTTCAACAATATCTCTTTTTTAGCAGGTGTTGTCCTTCTGTTTGCAGGAATAGAAGTTTCAGCCGTCCACGCAAATGAAATAAAAAAACCTAAAAAGGATTATCCCAAAGCCATCTTTTTAGCCGCGCTCATTATTTTAGTCGTTTTTTCGCTTGGGTCTCTTTCAATTGCTTCTGTTTTGCCTGCAAGCGCAATCAGTTTAACTGCCGGACTCATGCAAGGATTTAAAGAGCTTTTCTCAATATTCCATTTGGACTGGCTTCTCCCCATTATTGGTCTTTTGGTAGCTTTTGGATCGATAGGAGGGGTCGCAGCATGGATCGTTGGGCCGAGTAAAGGTCTTTTTGCAACCGCTAAAGCAGGCGACATCCCTCCCATTTTAGAAACGAGAAACAAAAACAATGTCCCTACACACATCTTACTAATTCAAGGGGGAGTCGTAACGATTTTAGCATTGGTATTTCTCCTTATGCCAACAGTAAGCACCGCCTTTTTCCTTTTAACAGCTCTCACCGCCATTCTTTACTTAGTGATGTACATCCTCCTCTATGCTTCAGCAATTCGTCTCCGTTACACGCAACCTGATGTCAAGCGATCTTACACAATCCCTGGAGGGAATTTTGGGATGTGGCTCGTTGGAGGAGTGGGGATTTTAGGAGCCCTATTTGCGATTGTTGTTGGGCTCTTTCCTCCTACACAACTCTCAATTGGAAGCCCTCTACTTTACGTTCTATTTTTAACCATCGGCACTCTTGTGTTCCTTGGCGTACCAATTTTAATGATTCATTTCCGAAAACCTTCATGGAAGCTCAAAAATGATAACCAAAAAAAATGA
- a CDS encoding glycosyltransferase family 92 protein has product MTGILTTALNSPKSPRQLSLVKKGYTLLFVFFCLCGFSDNYELSACCMFKNNPQYEREWKDMEEWLEYHRVLGVEHFFIYADRCTEDFIKNFDWYVDKGIVTIIKVRNKSWDHSSFQAQCLNNFLSSFGHLTNWCLMTDPDEFIVTKAHNNIKAMLDSLDENVGQILLQWVVFGSSGYENLPLDELLTERFIFCGDNDWVVYKGICKPKLVSNHNSLHSACLKPGAKTIIAPLDFAQINHYWTKDESYFRMKMKRRNALKMTRGHVSELEISELLKRFNRNEDYSIFNFIPALKEALYLKHQAVLTEYQEVGF; this is encoded by the coding sequence ATGACTGGAATTTTAACTACTGCCTTGAATAGTCCTAAGTCACCTAGACAACTTTCTCTAGTAAAAAAAGGATATACTCTTTTATTTGTGTTTTTTTGTCTTTGTGGTTTTTCAGATAATTATGAATTATCAGCCTGTTGTATGTTTAAAAATAATCCTCAATATGAAAGGGAATGGAAGGATATGGAGGAATGGTTAGAGTATCACAGGGTATTGGGTGTTGAACACTTTTTTATATACGCAGATAGATGCACAGAAGATTTTATAAAAAATTTTGATTGGTATGTTGATAAAGGTATTGTCACAATCATCAAAGTAAGAAATAAATCTTGGGATCATTCTAGTTTTCAAGCGCAGTGCCTTAATAATTTTTTGTCTAGTTTTGGTCACCTTACTAACTGGTGTCTTATGACTGACCCAGATGAATTCATCGTTACAAAAGCACATAATAATATCAAAGCAATGTTAGACTCCTTGGATGAAAATGTTGGTCAAATATTATTACAGTGGGTGGTATTTGGATCATCAGGCTATGAAAATTTACCTTTAGATGAGCTGCTTACAGAACGTTTTATCTTTTGTGGTGATAATGATTGGGTTGTATATAAGGGCATTTGTAAACCAAAATTGGTGTCTAATCATAATTCTTTACACAGCGCTTGCTTAAAACCTGGGGCAAAGACCATAATTGCACCTTTAGATTTTGCTCAAATTAATCATTATTGGACAAAAGATGAATCTTATTTTCGAATGAAAATGAAGAGAAGAAATGCGCTAAAGATGACAAGGGGGCATGTTTCAGAATTAGAAATTTCAGAACTCCTAAAGCGTTTTAATCGCAATGAAGATTACTCAATTTTTAATTTCATCCCAGCATTGAAAGAGGCTTTATACCTTAAGCACCAAGCCGTCTTGACAGAATACCAGGAGGTAGGATTCTGA
- a CDS encoding GNAT family N-acetyltransferase has translation MYLEKYSYQNPQFTEAFFKAAILKKTFSLTGIRFHGKLVGVMGYFERNGVMTPPIVGYDTALPQSLGLYRMLTVLMFDEAKKKGLLFHMSSGAAAFKRGRGCHQEIESMGVFTTHLPLYRRIPWVVFSFLFNKVGKPILMRRKL, from the coding sequence TTGTATCTTGAGAAGTATTCTTATCAAAATCCTCAATTCACAGAAGCCTTTTTTAAAGCGGCAATTTTAAAGAAAACCTTCAGCCTTACCGGAATTCGGTTTCATGGAAAACTTGTTGGTGTGATGGGGTATTTCGAAAGAAATGGGGTCATGACGCCCCCAATTGTCGGATATGACACCGCTCTTCCCCAGTCACTTGGGCTTTACAGAATGCTAACGGTGTTGATGTTTGATGAGGCTAAAAAGAAAGGGCTTCTTTTTCATATGAGCTCTGGAGCCGCCGCATTTAAAAGAGGAAGAGGCTGTCATCAAGAGATTGAGTCAATGGGAGTTTTTACGACGCATCTTCCGCTATATCGGCGGATTCCTTGGGTCGTCTTCTCATTTTTATTCAATAAAGTTGGAAAACCAATCTTAATGAGGAGAAAATTGTAG
- a CDS encoding patatin-like phospholipase family protein, protein MKLAQSEPDPIPQFQLPPQPVKVALVLGGGGSKGLAHVGVLHELEQAGIHPDLIVGCSSGAIIGALYADQPHVKRLESLLTNLKRSDILDFSLFSSPFGFVKGFLLKSFLMENLKARRFEQFQIPFIAVATDLSTGELIEFGGGEIIPAVHASAAVPGVFDPVKYLGRYLVDGGAADPIPADVAKKYGARVIIAVDVGEDLSSKEPYHLFHVAQRSLEISYRRLSEYVTRDADVVIRMNFQDLGMFSDRYNQEIYKHGRETAREMLPQIQRVILEKLPPEKKNLSPSWMLIE, encoded by the coding sequence ATGAAACTTGCACAAAGTGAGCCTGACCCCATTCCTCAGTTTCAACTCCCCCCACAGCCGGTGAAGGTCGCCCTTGTATTGGGAGGAGGGGGATCCAAGGGGCTTGCGCACGTAGGGGTTTTGCACGAGCTTGAACAAGCGGGGATTCATCCAGACCTCATTGTAGGCTGCAGCTCGGGAGCAATTATTGGAGCACTTTATGCGGATCAACCTCACGTAAAGAGACTCGAGAGTCTTCTAACTAACCTTAAGCGCTCTGATATATTGGATTTTTCTCTGTTTTCGTCGCCATTTGGGTTTGTTAAAGGCTTTCTTTTGAAGTCTTTTCTCATGGAGAACCTAAAGGCGCGGAGATTTGAGCAGTTTCAAATCCCCTTTATTGCTGTTGCAACAGACTTGTCAACAGGTGAGCTCATTGAGTTTGGTGGGGGAGAGATTATTCCCGCTGTTCATGCCTCGGCAGCAGTTCCTGGGGTCTTTGATCCCGTGAAGTATCTGGGGCGTTACTTAGTTGATGGAGGGGCAGCTGACCCGATTCCTGCTGATGTTGCGAAGAAATATGGTGCTCGGGTTATTATTGCTGTGGATGTTGGTGAGGATCTCAGTTCGAAAGAACCTTATCATCTTTTCCATGTTGCCCAACGCAGTTTGGAGATCTCTTATCGAAGACTGTCAGAGTATGTGACTCGAGATGCCGATGTGGTGATTCGAATGAACTTCCAAGATTTAGGAATGTTTTCTGATCGATATAACCAAGAAATCTACAAGCATGGAAGAGAAACGGCGCGCGAAATGCTACCCCAAATTCAGCGAGTCATTTTAGAAAAACTTCCTCCTGAAAAGAAAAATCTTTCCCCATCGTGGATGCTTATTGAATAA